Genomic DNA from Comamonas resistens:
GAAAACAATGGCCCCGACTTCCTTGCGATCCAGCCCTGTCAGCACCACATCCTGGATATAGGGAGCACCGGCATGAATGATCCTGGCGCGCAGCGGCCCCACATTGACAAAGGTGCCGGTGGCCAGCTTGAAGTCCTCGGCAATGCGGCCATCGAAGCGCAGGCCCTGGTTGCGGTCCTGCGGGTCGCGCCACTGCACGGCGTCGCCGGTGCGGAAAAAGCCTTGCTCGTCGAAAGCCTCGGCAGTGGCCTCGGGCGCACGCCAGTAGCCGGGCGTGACATTGGGGCCGCGGTAGCGCACTTCCAGCTTGCCGTCGACTGGCGCCAGCCTCAGCTCCAGCCCCGGCACGGGCACGCCCAGGTCGCCGGAGCGCACATCGGGCCGGTTGATGAACAGCGCCGAAGGCGATGACTCCGTCATGCCCAGGCCCGTGCCCATCACGATGCGTTCGCCGCATTCGCTTTCCTGCGCACGGTGCAGGCTGTCCCACACGGGCTGCGCCAGCGATGCCCCGGCATAGAAGAACATCTTCACGCGCCTGAGCAGGCTGGCGCGCAACTGAGCATCTTCCTCCATGGCGCGGGCAATGTATTCAAAGCCCGTGGGCACGTTGAAGTACACGGTGGGCGATATCTCGCGCAGGTTGCGCAGCGTCTCGCCTATGCCTGCCGCCGTGGGCTTGCCTTCGTCGATGAAGACCGTGCCGCCGTGGTACAGCGCGAGACCTATGTTCTTGTTGCCGCCGAAAGTGTGATTCCAGGGCAACCAGTCCACCAGCACGGGCGGGCCCTTGACCATATCGGGCATGGTCTGGGCAATCTGCTGCTGGTTGGCGCACCACATGCGGTGGGTGTTGATCACGGCCTTGGGCAGCTTGGTCGAGCCCGAGGTGAACAGAAACTTGGTGATCGTGTCCGGTCCCGTGGCCCGCATGGCCGCATCCACGGCGGGCGTGGGCGGTGTTGCCAGCAGGTCGGCAAACTGGGTATGCGGCGCAGCCCCTGCCGTGCTGTTGCGGTAGACCACTTCACACCCGGCGGGCAATACGGTGGACAGTACGGCACGCACGGCCTTGTCATAGCGCGCGGCATCGCTAGCAAAGATCAGGCCGGGCGTGAGCGTATCGACCACATGGCGCAGCTTGGCGTAATCGGTGCTGACCAGCGAATACGGCACAGAGACCGAACAGTAGGGCACACCCGCGTAGAGACAGCCCATGGCCAGCATGGCGTGGTCCAGGTCGTTTTCGCTGAGGATGACAACGGGGCGCTCGGCCGAAAGCCCGCGCTCCACCAGCGCCTGGCCGATGCTGCGCGCAGCTGCCAGTGCCTGCGCATAGCTGATGTGCTGCCAGTCGCCCGTGCGGCCGTCGGCCAGACGCTCGCGCTGGGCGATGAAGCTGTGCTCCGGCGTGGTCTGCGCCCAGTGCAGCAGCCGGTCCGTCATGCGCAGTGCATGGGGCTGCAGATCCTGCTCGGAGCGGATGTAGCAGCCCCCGTCATCGCTCTCGCGCACCTGTATGCTGCGCACGCCAAATTCCAGCTCGCGGTACCGGGGCTTGCTGCCCTCTTCGACCTGGCTGGCGGCCTGCACGGCCGTGTCTGTCTCCTGCATGGTCTTGTCTCCACCTCGTGATTGTTGAAGAGGCCTGGTTCAGTCTTTGCTGACCTTGGCGGCACGCCCTTCGAGAAATTCCTGCAGCCTGAACTTGGCCTCCGGCGCGCTCTGGGCAATTGCAGCCATCAGCGCCTCGGTCATCAGCCCCTGGTCCGAAGGCTGCTCGGCAATCCGGGGTAGCGCATGCATGAGTGCGTAATTGGTCATGGGCGCGTTCTCGGCAATGCGCAGCGCCAGCTCCACGGCCTTGTCCAGCGCCTGGCCTTCGGGCACCAGGTATTGCGACAGGCCAATGCGCTCGCCCTCTTCTGCCTTGTACACACGGCCCGTGAACATCATGTCGGCCATGCGCGCCGCGCCGATCAGGCGCGGAATGCGCACCGAACCGCCGCCGCCCACGAAGATGCCGCGCGAGCCCTCGGGCAGTGCATAGAAAGTGGTGCTGTCGGCCACGCGGATATGGCAGGCACTGGCCAGCTCCAGCCCGCCGCCCACCACCGCGCCATGCAGGGCCGCCACCACGGGTACGGCGCCAAACTGCACCTGGCGCAGCGCCTCATGCCACATGCGCGAATGCAGCACGCCCTGGGCTGCGTCGCGTTCGCTGAGTTCGCTCAGGTCCAGGCCCGCGCAGAAATGCGGGCCATCGCCATCGACCACGGCCGCGCGCACGCTGGTCGGCAGATTCATGAAAACATCGCGCAGACCCAGCACCAATCCATCGGACAAGGCATTGCGCTTAGCGGCACGCATCAGGCGGATCACCGCGACCTGCTGGGCGTCGCCGCGAAATTCAACTGCAATTTCTTTATGAGTCATAACCAATCCTTTGCTCAATTATTGTTATTTCAAATAACTAAAATCAAGCAAGCAAAAGCGGTTTGCGCTCAGTGCTTTCCCCAGTCTTTGCAGCATCAAGACCGCGCAAACACAAGCGGGACATGGATTTGCACAGCCAAGTTCGCATAATGCAGGCCATGATTCCACGCCCCAGCCAGCTTCTGAACCCGCAGCGCGAGCCCGCTGCCACGCGCGATGCCTCCACCATCTTGCTGCTGCGCGACTGCGCGGACGGCCAAGGCTATGAGGTGCTGATGACGCGGCGTGCCGACCAGGGCAACTTTGCCAACGCCTATGTTTTTCCCGGCGGCGGCCTGGAGGCTCAGGATTCCGCCCCCGCCAACCACGCCCTGGCCCGTGTGCGCCAGGGCATGCTCGACGCTGGCGGCGAGCCCCGCATCACCCAGGCCCTGGCAGGCATTCGCGAGACCTTTGAAGAGCTGGGCATTTTGCTGGCCTATGACGAGACGGGTCGGCCCGTCACGCACGAACAGGTGCAGCAGCTCGATCGCAAAGCCTCTCTGTACGAGCAATGCCGCGCCCGTGGCTGGACACTGGCCGTAGACCAACTCTGGTATCTGGCGCACTGGACGGCCGCACGTGACC
This window encodes:
- a CDS encoding feruloyl-CoA synthase yields the protein MQETDTAVQAASQVEEGSKPRYRELEFGVRSIQVRESDDGGCYIRSEQDLQPHALRMTDRLLHWAQTTPEHSFIAQRERLADGRTGDWQHISYAQALAAARSIGQALVERGLSAERPVVILSENDLDHAMLAMGCLYAGVPYCSVSVPYSLVSTDYAKLRHVVDTLTPGLIFASDAARYDKAVRAVLSTVLPAGCEVVYRNSTAGAAPHTQFADLLATPPTPAVDAAMRATGPDTITKFLFTSGSTKLPKAVINTHRMWCANQQQIAQTMPDMVKGPPVLVDWLPWNHTFGGNKNIGLALYHGGTVFIDEGKPTAAGIGETLRNLREISPTVYFNVPTGFEYIARAMEEDAQLRASLLRRVKMFFYAGASLAQPVWDSLHRAQESECGERIVMGTGLGMTESSPSALFINRPDVRSGDLGVPVPGLELRLAPVDGKLEVRYRGPNVTPGYWRAPEATAEAFDEQGFFRTGDAVQWRDPQDRNQGLRFDGRIAEDFKLATGTFVNVGPLRARIIHAGAPYIQDVVLTGLDRKEVGAIVFGTPACAALSGLGAEATLEQIMHSAPVQQHLRAVFDRLAQSATGSATRIARAVASTRAPSLDLGEVTDKGSINQRAVLQHRADVVEGLYAGTLPFILKPNQPQAQH
- a CDS encoding crotonase/enoyl-CoA hydratase family protein; protein product: MTHKEIAVEFRGDAQQVAVIRLMRAAKRNALSDGLVLGLRDVFMNLPTSVRAAVVDGDGPHFCAGLDLSELSERDAAQGVLHSRMWHEALRQVQFGAVPVVAALHGAVVGGGLELASACHIRVADSTTFYALPEGSRGIFVGGGGSVRIPRLIGAARMADMMFTGRVYKAEEGERIGLSQYLVPEGQALDKAVELALRIAENAPMTNYALMHALPRIAEQPSDQGLMTEALMAAIAQSAPEAKFRLQEFLEGRAAKVSKD